One Ignavibacteriales bacterium DNA segment encodes these proteins:
- a CDS encoding T9SS type A sorting domain-containing protein codes for MSEKFRIVIGICFIIVLTGTFVGFGKRTTHSSIITADTILYVEVTNENLPAGIVNGPGMDVESADLDGDGDVDIVIANEYQPNRILLNDGTGKFTNATGRLPVKNLDSEEIAIADLNSDGFLDLVFATEDHRVHEMYLNDSLGSGYFLTDISNRLPNSTANSVLAQDINGDSIPDLIFGNANPGDMPGQNLILINDGNANFTDETSSRLPAELDVTQDIKMGDLDGDMDLDMVVGNEDGNKILINNGSGVFTNETLTRMPLSNVEETRKITLADVDGDKDLDIYFSNVVFQVGQNRQDRLLINNGNGVFTDETFIRLPLVNSNTLDAIFVDMDLDGDLDIFTVYSFTTQQMMVFENDGDGNFSDVTNTILPTGITGQGLGMKADYYNNDQLPDIYMVNRGTLDRLIFRIDTAKVGVNFYGTEIPQRFFLWQNYPNPFNPETKISFDIPPGNGGGLVPVKLAVYDISGKEVALLVKNELVPGTYEYRFEGKNISGGVYFYRLETPGFSETRKMVLLK; via the coding sequence ATGAGCGAAAAGTTTAGAATCGTTATTGGAATTTGTTTCATAATCGTTTTGACGGGAACATTCGTTGGTTTCGGTAAGCGCACAACCCATAGCAGCATTATAACAGCCGATACCATACTCTATGTTGAGGTGACGAATGAAAACCTGCCTGCCGGAATAGTGAACGGTCCGGGGATGGATGTTGAGTCAGCCGACCTGGACGGTGATGGAGATGTGGATATAGTTATTGCGAACGAATACCAGCCGAACAGGATATTACTTAACGACGGCACAGGTAAATTTACTAATGCGACAGGCAGGCTCCCCGTCAAAAATCTTGACAGTGAAGAAATTGCTATAGCGGATCTTAACTCCGACGGATTTCTCGACCTGGTTTTTGCGACAGAGGATCATAGGGTACATGAGATGTATTTGAATGACAGCTTAGGGTCAGGTTATTTTTTGACGGACATAAGCAATAGACTTCCCAACAGCACTGCTAACTCGGTACTGGCTCAAGACATTAATGGCGACAGTATTCCGGACCTTATTTTCGGGAATGCTAATCCGGGTGATATGCCGGGACAAAACCTGATTCTCATTAATGATGGAAACGCGAATTTTACTGACGAGACGTCATCACGCTTGCCGGCTGAACTGGACGTAACGCAGGATATCAAAATGGGGGACCTCGATGGGGATATGGACTTAGACATGGTTGTAGGGAATGAGGATGGAAACAAGATATTGATTAATAATGGCAGTGGTGTATTTACGAATGAAACATTGACACGAATGCCTCTCTCAAATGTCGAAGAAACGAGAAAAATAACACTTGCTGACGTGGATGGCGATAAGGACCTGGATATCTATTTTTCAAATGTAGTCTTCCAGGTTGGTCAGAACAGGCAGGATAGACTTTTGATAAATAATGGCAATGGGGTTTTTACGGATGAAACTTTTATCAGACTTCCGTTAGTGAATAGCAATACTCTGGATGCGATCTTTGTTGACATGGACCTCGATGGTGATCTCGATATATTTACCGTCTATTCGTTTACTACTCAGCAGATGATGGTTTTCGAGAATGACGGAGACGGTAATTTCAGCGATGTAACGAATACGATTCTACCTACGGGTATAACAGGACAGGGACTTGGCATGAAAGCGGATTATTACAACAATGATCAACTGCCCGACATATACATGGTAAATAGGGGAACACTCGACAGGCTTATATTCAGAATTGATACTGCTAAGGTCGGGGTAAATTTTTATGGAACAGAGATTCCCCAACGATTTTTCCTCTGGCAGAACTACCCTAACCCGTTTAACCCGGAGACAAAGATTAGTTTCGACATCCCTCCGGGAAACGGGGGAGGACTGGTACCTGTTAAACTGGCAGTATATGATATATCAGGGAAGGAAGTAGCTCTCCTGGTAAAGAACGAATTAGTGCCGGGGACTTATGAATATCGTTTTGAGGGAAAAAATATTTCCGGCGGTGTGTACTTTTACCGCCTGGAAACCCCCGGCTTTTCGGAAACACGTAAAATGGTTCTTTTGAAGTAA
- the kynU gene encoding kynureninase, producing MNNLETDTQLIFSSEELFAKEADSVDPLGSYRDRFHIPQKNSEDVVYFAGNSLGLEPKSTRDYIEQELKDWEDMAVEGHFHAKYPWKFYHEFLTEKTARLVGADNSEVVNMNSLTVNLNLMMVSFYRPSKDRYKILMEANAFPSDIYAVESQIKFHGYDPKDALIVPKLREGESTHRTEDILDLIEHEGDSIALVMIAGVNYYTGQAFDMKSITEAGHRKGCNAGFDLAHAAGNLKLDLHDWDVDFAVWCNYKYLNSGPGAVAGCFVNARFRNDFDIPRFSGWWGHKKETRFLMPDEFDPSEGVEGWQISNPPIFQMAALNASLDIFDEAGMDALRKKSVLLTGYCEYLVKNMNSSIEIITPANPDERGCQLSLRVGKENKPIHTALLENNVICDWREPDVIRIAPVPLYNTFSDVWKFVEILKKHLAA from the coding sequence ATGAACAACCTAGAAACAGACACACAGTTAATATTTAGTAGCGAAGAGCTTTTCGCGAAGGAAGCTGACAGCGTAGATCCGCTTGGTAGTTACAGGGACAGGTTTCACATTCCGCAAAAAAACAGTGAAGACGTAGTTTACTTTGCCGGGAATTCACTTGGGCTGGAGCCTAAGTCCACGCGCGATTACATAGAGCAGGAGCTTAAGGACTGGGAGGATATGGCAGTCGAGGGGCATTTCCATGCAAAATATCCATGGAAGTTCTACCATGAATTTCTCACTGAAAAGACAGCGAGACTCGTTGGAGCGGATAATTCAGAGGTTGTAAACATGAACTCCCTTACCGTGAACCTGAACCTGATGATGGTGTCATTTTACCGTCCGTCAAAAGATAGGTATAAGATATTAATGGAAGCAAATGCATTCCCCTCTGATATCTATGCTGTTGAATCGCAAATAAAATTTCACGGGTATGATCCGAAAGACGCGCTGATCGTTCCTAAACTACGTGAAGGCGAATCGACTCACCGTACCGAAGATATTCTCGATCTTATCGAGCATGAAGGCGATAGCATAGCTTTGGTTATGATTGCAGGGGTGAATTATTATACGGGGCAGGCATTTGACATGAAAAGCATTACTGAAGCCGGACACAGAAAGGGATGCAATGCCGGGTTTGACCTGGCGCACGCCGCGGGTAACCTTAAGCTTGATCTCCACGACTGGGATGTCGATTTTGCTGTGTGGTGTAATTACAAATACCTGAATTCCGGTCCCGGAGCTGTTGCGGGATGCTTCGTAAATGCCCGTTTTAGGAATGATTTCGATATACCGAGGTTCTCCGGGTGGTGGGGACATAAGAAAGAAACAAGGTTTCTAATGCCGGATGAGTTTGATCCGTCGGAAGGAGTCGAAGGCTGGCAGATCAGCAACCCGCCGATATTCCAGATGGCGGCGTTAAATGCATCGCTCGATATATTTGATGAAGCAGGTATGGATGCCCTGAGAAAGAAAAGTGTATTACTAACCGGTTACTGTGAATACCTGGTAAAGAATATGAATAGCAGTATCGAAATAATTACTCCTGCTAACCCCGATGAGCGCGGGTGCCAGCTTTCTCTAAGAGTTGGAAAGGAAAATAAACCCATCCACACTGCGTTACTGGAAAACAACGTGATATGTGATTGGCGCGAGCCTGATGTAATAAGGATCGCCCCCGTTCCATTGTACAATACTTTTTCGGATGTATGGAAGTTCGTTGAGATATTAAAAAAGCACCTGGCAGCCTAA
- a CDS encoding cyclase family protein has translation MLVKFTIGDKDYLADLTDHADISIPLIFNGDQPNTYGVPGAEAVAYEHEGFIGDVRRGGGCNFEKYTLITHCNGTHTECVGHISYERIPVNEVLSDLLIPATLVTVQPVKAGDTEDRYIPEKNDEDLLITRISLEEALAGGESGFTRALVIRTLPNEDSKKSRRYMEKMPAFFSLDAMEFISELGVEHLLTDLPSVDRTFDEGKLNAHHIFWNVEKGSSDIDRYDHSMKTITEMIYVPDEVEDGEYLLSIQIPDFKADAAPSRVFLYKIKSLLQL, from the coding sequence ATGCTCGTAAAATTTACAATAGGTGATAAGGACTACTTGGCAGATCTCACGGATCACGCCGATATTTCGATCCCGCTTATATTCAATGGAGATCAACCTAATACATATGGTGTACCCGGCGCGGAAGCAGTTGCTTATGAGCATGAGGGCTTCATAGGGGACGTGAGACGCGGGGGCGGATGTAATTTTGAAAAATATACTCTCATTACGCATTGCAACGGAACCCACACCGAATGTGTGGGACATATATCTTATGAAAGGATACCTGTGAATGAAGTGCTAAGTGACCTACTCATTCCGGCTACTCTGGTAACCGTACAGCCTGTGAAAGCGGGCGACACCGAAGATAGATATATTCCTGAAAAGAATGACGAGGATCTTTTAATAACACGCATATCTCTTGAGGAAGCACTTGCTGGAGGAGAATCGGGATTTACACGTGCATTGGTAATAAGGACACTTCCCAATGAAGATTCCAAAAAAAGCAGGCGTTACATGGAAAAAATGCCGGCGTTCTTTTCTCTTGATGCAATGGAGTTTATTTCTGAGCTGGGTGTGGAGCATTTGCTGACTGATCTTCCGTCAGTCGATAGGACCTTCGACGAAGGTAAACTTAACGCGCACCACATTTTCTGGAACGTTGAAAAGGGAAGCAGTGACATAGACAGGTACGATCACTCTATGAAGACAATAACGGAAATGATATATGTGCCGGATGAGGTGGAGGATGGTGAATATCTGTTAAGTATACAGATACCGGATTTCAAAGCTGATGCCGCTCCTAGCAGGGTATTTCTATATAAGATAAAAAGTTTACTACAATTATGA
- a CDS encoding SpoIIE family protein phosphatase produces MEFFTADKYVTLPRLTAYNKFLDDKNLKTFKTYLVIAMVFFSLSLLTNIFDKFSPIVLALNAINVIALVIIRLKYRRLNSDNIRKFLYSYLIAQIIFACLINFAHILSSSEVHSERRTENTIAEDSSATKDSTIVDRDSTLDSSINKSKKDTVWKNEKGNLSVTVDLGSNYDTFAEWLLILSIMLVMFSFPRSDLLKIWAFGLILPVICELLTYGTLEKDGYVGYGSFYVLFFLVSFFTEKRTLKKFNEQYDFYLKKNYESIRMKKELDSAREIQLSMLPSNTSVLNGIDIAGISLPAKEVGGDYFDYFKLSDTKLGVFICDVSGHGVASGLMLSGLRSCMHLILEDEDDPKIVMEKLNRMVRKTQQRKMFVTAVFALVDTEKNECRLFNAGHLPPYKISESAGEIFKIRKHGITLGAVDNISIPNHDSEVVFDFNRGDKIVFYTDGLSEAMNGVKQEYGFERIETILQHNTDKSPEELINILNDDVRAFIGANEQIDDLTILIIGRQ; encoded by the coding sequence TTGGAGTTTTTTACCGCTGATAAATACGTAACTCTTCCAAGACTTACCGCATACAACAAATTTCTTGACGACAAGAATTTAAAGACGTTCAAGACATATCTTGTAATTGCGATGGTCTTTTTTTCACTAAGCCTACTCACCAATATATTCGATAAATTCTCTCCTATAGTTCTCGCATTAAATGCGATCAATGTCATTGCACTGGTAATAATAAGACTCAAGTACAGGAGATTAAATTCCGACAATATAAGGAAATTCCTTTATAGTTATCTAATCGCGCAGATAATATTCGCATGCCTAATAAACTTTGCGCATATATTGTCCTCGTCCGAAGTCCATTCCGAGAGAAGAACGGAAAATACGATTGCAGAAGATTCTTCCGCGACAAAGGACTCTACTATTGTCGATAGGGATTCCACATTAGATTCATCGATAAACAAAAGCAAAAAGGACACCGTATGGAAGAACGAAAAGGGTAATTTGAGTGTCACCGTAGACCTCGGAAGTAACTATGACACATTCGCAGAGTGGTTGTTAATACTATCCATAATGCTTGTTATGTTTTCCTTTCCGCGTTCTGACCTTTTAAAAATCTGGGCATTCGGATTGATACTTCCAGTTATATGCGAGCTATTAACTTACGGGACGCTTGAAAAAGACGGTTATGTGGGATATGGCAGTTTCTATGTGTTATTTTTCTTAGTAAGCTTCTTTACGGAAAAGAGAACACTAAAGAAATTTAACGAGCAGTACGATTTTTACCTTAAGAAGAATTACGAAAGCATAAGAATGAAAAAGGAGCTGGATTCAGCAAGGGAGATCCAGCTATCCATGCTTCCAAGCAATACCTCTGTATTGAACGGAATAGACATTGCGGGAATATCGCTCCCGGCAAAGGAAGTTGGGGGTGACTATTTCGATTATTTTAAATTATCGGATACAAAGCTGGGCGTATTTATCTGTGACGTATCCGGGCACGGGGTAGCAAGCGGGCTTATGTTATCAGGGTTAAGGAGCTGTATGCACCTGATACTTGAGGATGAGGATGACCCAAAGATTGTTATGGAAAAGCTGAACAGGATGGTAAGAAAGACACAGCAGAGGAAGATGTTCGTAACGGCAGTATTTGCACTTGTAGATACGGAAAAGAATGAGTGCAGGTTATTCAATGCGGGACATCTGCCTCCATACAAGATATCGGAATCCGCAGGAGAGATATTCAAGATAAGGAAACACGGCATAACACTGGGAGCAGTGGATAATATTTCGATACCAAATCATGACTCGGAAGTGGTTTTCGATTTCAATAGAGGGGATAAAATAGTATTTTACACAGACGGACTCAGCGAAGCAATGAACGGGGTAAAGCAAGAATACGGCTTTGAGCGTATCGAAACAATACTTCAGCACAATACCGACAAAAGTCCGGAAGAACTGATTAATATTCTAAATGATGACGTACGGGCATTTATCGGCGCAAACGAGCAGATAGACGACCTTACAATTTTAATAATAGGAAGACAGTAG
- a CDS encoding FAD-dependent monooxygenase, with the protein MLETKKITIIGAGLAGSLLSIYLANRGYIVDVYERRADMRKHDIGGGKSINLALSVRGIHALKEVGLFEEIKKIAIPMYGRMVHPLDGEINLQPYGKDESEYINSISRAELNKLMMNMTEPDPNVTYYFNERCTGMNLESGEVHFVNDETHKEWTLRSDLVIATDGATSPIRMEMLKVPRFDFSQEYENYGYKELNIPPAEGGGFRMFKNALHIWPRGSYMLIALPNIDGSYTVTLFLAYDEALGGENSFEYLNSDERVVAFFEKNFPDAIELMPDLVEDFNSNPTGTLMTVKCFPWGYKDHVTMLGDSCHAIVPFFGQGMNAAFEDCVYLNEIIGKHEGDWGRIFREYEVIRKPNTDAIADLARENFIEMRDLVDDDRFLLKKKIEKELYKKHPERFIPKYSMVSFMRIPYSTALERGKIQEGILNELSEGMPNMEDVNWEKAEDLVTKQLNKM; encoded by the coding sequence ATGTTAGAAACCAAAAAAATTACAATAATCGGTGCCGGATTGGCGGGGTCACTTCTCTCGATCTATTTGGCTAACCGCGGATATATAGTCGATGTATATGAAAGACGAGCGGATATGCGTAAACACGACATTGGAGGCGGAAAATCCATTAATCTGGCGCTTTCCGTAAGGGGAATCCACGCATTGAAGGAAGTCGGCTTATTCGAGGAGATAAAAAAGATTGCAATACCAATGTATGGACGAATGGTGCACCCTCTGGATGGTGAAATAAATCTCCAGCCATACGGTAAAGATGAAAGTGAATATATAAATTCCATCTCACGTGCTGAACTGAATAAGCTGATGATGAATATGACCGAGCCTGATCCTAATGTTACATATTATTTTAACGAGAGGTGTACAGGGATGAATTTAGAGAGCGGTGAAGTTCATTTTGTAAATGATGAAACACATAAAGAGTGGACACTTAGATCAGATCTTGTAATAGCAACCGACGGAGCGACATCGCCTATTCGTATGGAAATGCTAAAGGTACCTAGATTCGATTTCTCTCAGGAATATGAAAACTATGGATATAAGGAGCTAAACATACCCCCAGCCGAGGGAGGTGGATTCCGCATGTTTAAAAATGCGCTACATATCTGGCCCCGCGGTTCATATATGCTTATCGCTCTGCCCAATATCGACGGGAGTTACACGGTGACCCTCTTCCTTGCTTATGATGAGGCTTTAGGAGGAGAGAATAGTTTTGAATATTTGAACTCCGATGAGAGGGTAGTTGCGTTTTTTGAAAAGAACTTTCCCGATGCAATCGAACTGATGCCGGACCTGGTAGAAGATTTCAATTCTAACCCAACCGGTACACTTATGACAGTTAAGTGCTTCCCATGGGGTTACAAAGACCATGTTACAATGCTGGGTGATTCATGCCACGCAATAGTACCTTTCTTTGGGCAGGGGATGAATGCCGCGTTCGAAGATTGTGTTTATCTGAATGAGATTATTGGAAAACATGAAGGAGACTGGGGTAGGATATTCAGAGAATATGAAGTAATTAGAAAACCAAACACCGATGCAATAGCCGACCTTGCGCGTGAGAATTTCATAGAGATGCGGGACCTGGTAGATGACGATAGATTCCTTCTAAAGAAAAAGATAGAAAAAGAACTTTACAAAAAGCATCCTGAGAGATTCATCCCTAAATATTCGATGGTTTCATTCATGCGGATACCATACTCTACTGCATTGGAGAGAGGAAAGATACAGGAGGGAATACTGAATGAACTAAGTGAGGGAATGCCCAATATGGAGGATGTGAACTGGGAAAAGGCTGAGGATCTGGTTACTAAACAACTGAATAAAATGTAG
- a CDS encoding bifunctional metallophosphatase/5'-nucleotidase, producing the protein MKKTVLFAIFTLFISSFSFSQGNLKDITILHWNDFHGRNLPYKVSKKVDGEEIQYFVGGTAGMLGYLNKYRNNNSLVVNGGDDYQGTPISSITKGFSQIHLLNLYNLDAFVLGNHEFDYGQYLLDSALQTANFDYLSGNVFFEPKEFTMGKPYTIKEINGVKIGIIGLTALELPELSLPSNIDMIDMLNADSIVADAIPKLKSEGCNMIMLLTHIGLDHDKEMAEKFYPDLDVIVGGHSHTPLFEPVIQNGVIIVQAGSYGRWLGKLDLQVDIDKDTVLFFAGELVETVLDSAIMDGSAQIEVDRLLGDIDDELHEVLGELKTPWERKSAVESNLGQWEADVFRNKTGSDIGFINSGGLRSDLFAGNITVNDIWTINPFGNTVVKIKVSGKVLKEMMSNAISKNYRELKESGYTDMVITSGLEIEFDSKAIMNNEPEFIKVFMINGKELDENKEYVIATNNYVGQQFEKFFGTVSERPGIDDTNIIDRDLLIDAVKEQKVINSNIEKRIKDINKQE; encoded by the coding sequence ATGAAAAAGACAGTATTATTTGCAATATTCACATTATTTATTTCCTCATTTTCCTTTTCCCAGGGGAATCTTAAGGACATAACGATACTTCACTGGAATGATTTTCACGGGAGGAACCTGCCATATAAAGTATCTAAAAAGGTGGACGGCGAGGAGATACAATACTTCGTGGGTGGAACGGCGGGGATGCTGGGATACCTTAACAAATACCGTAACAATAACTCACTTGTTGTGAACGGAGGAGATGATTACCAGGGGACTCCAATATCTTCAATAACTAAAGGGTTTTCGCAGATACATCTGCTCAACCTATACAACCTCGATGCATTCGTACTGGGCAACCATGAATTCGATTATGGGCAGTATCTTCTCGATTCGGCTTTACAGACGGCTAACTTCGACTACCTCTCGGGCAACGTATTCTTCGAACCGAAGGAATTTACGATGGGAAAACCATACACAATAAAAGAGATCAATGGTGTAAAGATCGGCATAATCGGACTGACAGCACTGGAGCTTCCAGAGCTTTCCCTTCCCTCCAATATAGACATGATAGACATGCTGAACGCGGATTCTATAGTCGCGGACGCTATACCAAAGCTAAAATCAGAGGGTTGTAATATGATCATGCTCCTTACCCACATAGGATTGGATCATGACAAGGAAATGGCAGAGAAGTTTTATCCCGATCTTGACGTGATAGTCGGCGGTCATTCACATACCCCTCTCTTCGAACCGGTGATACAAAATGGTGTTATAATTGTTCAGGCGGGTTCATACGGCAGATGGCTCGGCAAGCTCGACCTGCAGGTGGATATAGATAAGGACACGGTATTATTTTTTGCCGGTGAGCTGGTTGAGACAGTTCTCGACTCCGCAATAATGGATGGCAGTGCACAGATAGAAGTAGATAGACTGTTAGGAGACATAGACGACGAGTTGCATGAAGTGCTCGGAGAATTAAAGACACCGTGGGAAAGGAAGTCAGCTGTAGAAAGCAACCTTGGACAATGGGAGGCAGACGTATTCAGAAACAAGACCGGCTCGGACATTGGGTTCATAAATTCAGGCGGGCTGAGATCGGACCTCTTCGCCGGAAATATCACTGTAAACGATATATGGACGATAAACCCCTTCGGAAATACGGTCGTCAAAATAAAAGTAAGCGGGAAGGTACTGAAAGAGATGATGTCGAATGCTATATCAAAAAATTACAGAGAACTTAAAGAATCAGGTTATACAGATATGGTCATAACATCGGGATTAGAAATTGAATTCGATTCAAAAGCAATCATGAACAATGAACCGGAATTTATAAAAGTATTTATGATAAACGGTAAAGAGCTTGACGAGAATAAGGAATATGTAATTGCAACAAATAATTATGTGGGACAGCAATTCGAGAAATTCTTCGGAACCGTTTCGGAAAGACCGGGAATCGACGATACTAACATAATAGACAGGGATTTATTAATAGATGCCGTTAAAGAACAAAAAGTGATAAATTCAAATATAGAGAAAAGAATAAAAGACATTAATAAACAGGAGTAA
- the purE gene encoding 5-(carboxyamino)imidazole ribonucleotide mutase, translated as MKKPKVGIIMGSDSDLPVMQQAADILDEFGIPYEIKITSAHRTPDVMASYSKNAYKRGIKVIIAGAGGAAHLPGMSASYSPIPVIGVPVESRALKGLDSLLSIVQMPYGVPVATVSINNAKNAGLLAVKMLASSDRKLLDKMIKFMNKLKKESMDKNKKLNSKK; from the coding sequence ATGAAAAAACCAAAAGTCGGAATTATAATGGGTTCAGACTCTGACCTGCCGGTAATGCAACAGGCAGCTGATATTCTGGATGAATTTGGCATACCATACGAAATAAAAATAACCTCCGCTCACCGCACACCCGACGTAATGGCTTCCTATTCAAAAAATGCATATAAGAGAGGTATTAAGGTGATCATAGCCGGGGCGGGAGGCGCGGCACACCTTCCGGGGATGAGCGCATCATATTCCCCTATCCCTGTCATTGGCGTACCTGTGGAGTCGCGGGCTTTGAAGGGACTGGATTCGCTTCTATCAATAGTTCAGATGCCATATGGAGTGCCGGTAGCAACTGTATCTATAAATAATGCTAAAAATGCCGGGCTGCTTGCGGTAAAGATGCTAGCGTCTTCGGACAGGAAGTTACTCGATAAGATGATAAAATTTATGAATAAGCTGAAGAAAGAGTCTATGGATAAGAATAAAAAGCTGAATAGCAAGAAATGA
- a CDS encoding oxidative damage protection protein — translation MSEVRLVNCIKLKKELPGLDNPPIEGETGQKVYENVSKEAFKMFLEHFKMIINEYRLDLTSPATDKVFEDQMRDFFFGEGMKLPDEYTPPEN, via the coding sequence ATGAGCGAAGTAAGATTAGTGAACTGCATTAAGCTGAAAAAGGAACTGCCCGGATTGGACAATCCTCCTATCGAGGGTGAAACAGGACAGAAAGTATATGAAAATGTATCCAAAGAAGCATTTAAAATGTTCCTGGAGCACTTTAAAATGATAATAAACGAATACCGGCTGGACCTGACATCTCCCGCTACGGACAAGGTTTTTGAAGACCAGATGAGGGATTTCTTCTTTGGCGAGGGGATGAAGCTCCCGGACGAATATACACCTCCTGAAAACTAA
- a CDS encoding thioredoxin family protein, whose amino-acid sequence MVKKIFAFVVVFVMASGLSYAQQSSSTSEEGMAFEHGSVAEIFAIAKAQNKYIFVDCFADWCGPCKWMAANVFPQKEVGEFYNANFVSYKFDMEKGEGPDFAKQYNVTSYPRYLYFSPDGELVHMSGGSKEAEKFIQDGMNALNPEMTLYGLQTKYESGDRSPQTLMNYANALWNANQKGNQAIGEEYLRTQDESELTSADNWQMIERFVWNVDGREFKYLEANKATFASLYGEKEVSQKINNTYINHFFTSKDFEAYAEYVEKLDINNNWGALNEHAWNMYEGTDNKDLLKMAAKWAKRSMELEQNYYNTDTYASILYKLGEYKESEKYADLAIELAKKNNQKYDGTLELKQMLKIKRKD is encoded by the coding sequence ATGGTTAAGAAAATTTTTGCTTTTGTAGTTGTCTTTGTGATGGCATCAGGGCTTTCTTATGCTCAGCAGTCATCCAGCACTTCCGAGGAAGGCATGGCATTCGAGCACGGGTCGGTTGCCGAGATATTTGCCATAGCTAAAGCGCAGAATAAATATATTTTCGTTGATTGTTTTGCCGATTGGTGTGGACCTTGCAAATGGATGGCGGCTAATGTATTCCCGCAAAAAGAAGTGGGAGAATTTTATAATGCAAACTTCGTCTCTTATAAATTTGACATGGAAAAGGGTGAAGGACCTGATTTTGCGAAACAATATAACGTAACAAGTTATCCGCGCTATCTTTATTTTAGTCCGGATGGCGAGCTCGTCCATATGAGCGGTGGTTCAAAAGAAGCTGAGAAGTTTATCCAGGATGGCATGAATGCCCTGAATCCTGAAATGACATTATACGGCTTACAGACAAAGTACGAATCCGGAGATAGAAGTCCTCAGACGCTTATGAATTATGCAAACGCTCTCTGGAACGCAAACCAAAAAGGAAATCAGGCAATTGGTGAAGAGTATCTAAGAACACAGGATGAGAGCGAACTCACATCGGCAGATAACTGGCAAATGATCGAAAGGTTCGTATGGAACGTGGACGGAAGAGAATTTAAGTATCTGGAAGCAAACAAAGCAACTTTTGCCAGCCTGTACGGTGAAAAGGAAGTTAGTCAAAAAATTAATAACACATACATAAATCATTTCTTCACTTCAAAGGACTTTGAAGCCTATGCAGAATATGTCGAGAAGCTGGATATTAATAACAATTGGGGTGCGCTAAATGAACACGCCTGGAATATGTATGAAGGAACGGATAATAAGGATCTCTTGAAGATGGCAGCTAAGTGGGCTAAAAGGTCGATGGAATTAGAACAGAATTATTATAATACCGATACATATGCGTCAATATTGTATAAGCTTGGAGAGTATAAAGAATCCGAAAAATATGCCGACCTTGCAATAGAGTTAGCTAAGAAGAATAACCAAAAATACGACGGTACGCTTGAGTTAAAACAAATGCTAAAGATAAAAAGGAAAGATTAG
- a CDS encoding CDGSH iron-sulfur domain-containing protein has translation MSHEVKIKIMESGCYSVSGAPRVVEKIRVVNEHGSAVEWNDGKEFQTKERFSLCRCGHSKNKPFCDATHKQIGFKGTLTADRSPRTSRENIYEGDGIAMTDDESLCAGYAFCDRFGGVWNMMEISENPRIKERIKKQVSLCPTGRLQYILSGHDEPEEKHYEPTIGLIKDGPILALGNIPVEAPDGFVYEIRNRQALCRCGGSSNMPFCDGSHWDNGFSSD, from the coding sequence ATGAGCCACGAAGTTAAAATAAAGATAATGGAAAGCGGCTGTTACTCGGTATCGGGAGCACCGCGCGTGGTCGAGAAGATACGGGTAGTAAATGAGCATGGATCGGCAGTAGAATGGAATGATGGAAAAGAATTTCAGACGAAGGAAAGATTCTCACTCTGCAGGTGCGGTCATTCAAAGAATAAACCCTTCTGCGACGCAACTCACAAGCAGATCGGATTCAAGGGGACTCTTACTGCTGACAGAAGCCCCCGAACGTCGAGAGAAAACATTTATGAAGGTGACGGGATAGCAATGACTGATGACGAGTCTCTGTGCGCGGGATACGCATTCTGCGACAGGTTCGGCGGGGTATGGAACATGATGGAGATCTCGGAAAATCCCCGCATCAAGGAAAGAATAAAAAAGCAGGTATCACTGTGCCCTACAGGACGCCTGCAATATATTTTATCGGGACACGATGAACCCGAAGAGAAGCATTACGAACCAACAATCGGGCTGATAAAAGACGGACCAATACTTGCGCTCGGGAATATACCGGTAGAAGCGCCGGACGGATTCGTGTACGAAATAAGAAACAGGCAGGCATTGTGCAGATGCGGTGGATCCTCGAATATGCCCTTCTGCGACGGATCGCATTGGGATAACGGATTCAGCTCGGATTAA